The segment TGCAGCTCAGGGCCAGCAGCTGGCGCGCCAACAAATTCGTTGGCCTTTACCGGTGGTGGATAATCAGCGGGAATGCGCGACATAAAAACTCCTTCAAAAATTAAAATTGCACTTGCGGTACTTCTTTTGCGCCTTTGCCAGCTTCAAAATAAACAGCTTTTCGTTCGAAGCCAAAAATGGCGGCAATGAGATTGCTGGGAAAACGTCGCACCAAAGTATTGTAGGTACGCACCGCTTCATTGTAGCGTTTGCGCTCAACGGCAATGCGGTTTTCTGTTCCGGCAAGTTCATCTTGAAGCTGCAAGAAATTTTGATTGGCTTTTAGCTGCGGATAATTTTCTGCAACCAGCAAAAGCCTTCCAAGGCTTGCACCCAAAGCTTGGTTG is part of the Deltaproteobacteria bacterium CG11_big_fil_rev_8_21_14_0_20_42_23 genome and harbors:
- a CDS encoding LemA family protein gives rise to the protein MKKIWIILGVVALLFLLSFPKYNSLVSADENVSTAWSQVENVLQRRADLVPNLVNTVKGYASHEEKVFTEVTNARARVGQASSVPEKVEANQALGASLGRLLLVAENYPQLKANQNFLQLQDELAGTENRIAVERKRYNEAVRTYNTLVRRFPSNLIAAIFGFERKAVYFEAGKGAKEVPQVQF